The nucleotide sequence CAGGCCAGGCCGAAGAGCAGGTACGACAGCCAGTTGAGCGTGGAGATGTGGGCGTTCAGCCACTCGAAGGGCCCGAGGTCACCGGGCGCGGAGGGGCTGATCCTGCCGTCCAGGTAGCGGCCGATGTACCAGAGCGTGCCCCAGTCGATCGGCCGGGTGGTGTTCAAGTCGAAGAAGCGTTCCCAGCTCTCCCGGTAGGGGATCGCGACGGGCAGGTTGACCGCGATCAGGGCCACCGCGGCGGTGGCCGCGGCGGTGAGTGCGGCCCGGAGCCGTCCCGCGCGCAACGCGAGCACGAGGATCGGCCCCAGGATGAACAGTGGCCACATCTTCGCCGCCCCGGCCAGGCCGAGCAGCACCCCGGCGGTTGCCGGGTGGCGACGTGCCCAGGCCAGCAGTCCGAACGCAGCCAGGCCGACGGCGAGCAGATCCCAGTTGACGGTGGCGGTGAGTACCAGGGCCGGTGAGAGTGCGAAGAGGGCCGCGTCCCACGGTCGTCGCCGGCGCAGGCTGAGGATGACGGCGACGGTGGCGACGGCGAGTGCGCTCAGCACCAGCGCGTTGAGGTTGTAGAACCACTGCCCCTGGTTGATGCCGGGGTTGTCGACGCCGAGGGCGTGCACCGGCAGGCCGAGCGCGCCCATGAAGTAGCCGGTCAGCACCGGATACTCCACCGGGTGGTCGGCGTAGGGGACCTTGCCCTCGTTGAGCCCCTCCGCGTAGTAGAGGGCGAGCACGTCGGTGTAGCACATCCGGGTGTACTGGACGTTGTTCTGCCAGGCGCCGTCCTGGCAGGGGGACTTCTGCACCCAGTGCAGGGCCAGTGTCAGGCAGACCAGGGCCAGCACGATCCGCGCCGCGGTCCAGAACCGGCCCTCCCGGCCGGCGGGCCGGTCGAGGGCGACGGCGTGGTCACCGAGTGGGCCACCGATCAGCCCGCTGGCGCCGCGCACGAAGCCGTCCGAGCGGGACGGGTGGTCCACGACGGCTCCAGGTCGTGGCGCGGAGGCGCCGGGTTGGGGGTGCCGGTCGGACCCGTTGTCGTCGATGCCTGCCGTCGACTGGGTGCTCATGAAGAGGCATCCTGCCGTACACCGGGCCCCGCCGTCCCGCCTCGCGCCCACAATTCCGCTCCGCGAAACGCCGACGGCGGCCGGACCAGGGTGGTCCGGCCGCCGTCGTGGCGTGCGCGAGCGTCAGTACGTCTGGCGGGTCGGTGCTGTGCCCGGTAGCAGGCCACCACCGCGACCACCGGTGTCGCCCGGTCCCGGTGGGAGGCCCGGCCCGTTGTTGCCGCCACCACCGTTGTTGCCGCCACCACCGTTGTTGCCGCCCGGGCAGAACAGGCCCAGCGGGTCGCAGCCCGGCTGGCCCGGTTGGCCCGGCAGCGGCACCTCCGGCGGCGGCTGCTCGCCGTTGCCGGTGTCGTCCTTGCCGACGTGCGCGGCCGGCGGGAAGTCTTCCTTGTCCTTGTCCTTGAGCGCGTCGTTCATGAAGCGCTGGAAGATGGCGCCGGGCATTTTGGCACCGCTGATGTCGTTGCCGTTCTTGTCCTTGATTGCCTTGCGGTTCTTGAGGTTGCCCACCCAGACGGCGGTGGCGAGTTGCGGCGTGTAGCCGATCATCCAGGCGTCGCCGTTGGCTTTGGGCTGCTTCGGGTCGCCGAGTTCCCAGGTGCCGGTCTTCTCGGCGGCCTTGCGACCGTCGTCGAGCCGGCGGTTCACCTGGCCCGGGTACTGCTCGAGCACCGAGGTGACGTCGGCGACGATGTCCTTGTCGATTCGTTGCTGCGGCTTGAGCTTCTCCCCGCCGACCGTGTCCCACTTGCCGGTGACCGGGTTCTGCTTCTGCACCAGCTTCACGAAGTGCGCCTTGTTGTAGACGCCCTGGTTGGCGAAGGTGGCCACGCCGTTGGCGTGGTCGAGCACCGTGATCGGGTACTGGCCGTAGCCGATCACGTGGAAGAACGGCGACGGGGCCAGGTCCTTCGGGTCCGCCCGGGTCAGATCGTGGGCCTTGGCCGGGTTGGTGTCGGTCTGCCACATCGTGGTGACGCCGGCCTGCTTGGCCATGTCGAGCACCTTGTCCGGGCCGATCTTCTCGGTGATGTAGTAGAACGGCACGTTCAGCGACTTGAGGGTCGAGAGTTCGAGGGTGCAGGAATCCCCACAGGAGACCCGGTCGGCACCGGCGTTGCTGACCTTGAACTTCGTGTCCTTCGGGGTGAACGCCGAGCCCTTCCACCGCGACTTGATCGAGATGCCCTCCTTGAGGGCCGCCGCCA is from Micromonospora terminaliae and encodes:
- a CDS encoding glycosyltransferase family 87 protein, yielding MSTQSTAGIDDNGSDRHPQPGASAPRPGAVVDHPSRSDGFVRGASGLIGGPLGDHAVALDRPAGREGRFWTAARIVLALVCLTLALHWVQKSPCQDGAWQNNVQYTRMCYTDVLALYYAEGLNEGKVPYADHPVEYPVLTGYFMGALGLPVHALGVDNPGINQGQWFYNLNALVLSALAVATVAVILSLRRRRPWDAALFALSPALVLTATVNWDLLAVGLAAFGLLAWARRHPATAGVLLGLAGAAKMWPLFILGPILVLALRAGRLRAALTAAATAAVALIAVNLPVAIPYRESWERFFDLNTTRPIDWGTLWYIGRYLDGRISPSAPGDLGPFEWLNAHISTLNWLSYLLFGLACLGVAALALLAPRRPRLAQLAFLVVAAFLIFSKVWSQQFVLWLLPLAVLARPRWGAFLAWQFAEVCYFAAFYGELLGAATTRPVFPEGVFVLAASLRLITVAVLCGFVIRDILRPERDAVRDTYADDPDGGVLDGAPDAPWYQRWRHPATVVHPAETVAA